Proteins encoded by one window of Crassostrea angulata isolate pt1a10 chromosome 9, ASM2561291v2, whole genome shotgun sequence:
- the LOC128162436 gene encoding uncharacterized protein LOC128162436 → MTNNDISTFKARFINGNESTRSTWVKLSKTEAQQNGPLKGVKFSDHSSAIKRNSTIEPGYVRVNLPLNGRLYSYTVSFDGDRREIDPNNTFIVPNNDSIVVKIERMMGFKQPA, encoded by the exons ATGACTAACAATGATATAAGCACTTTTAAAG CGCGATTCATTAATGGAAATGAAAGTACACGATCCACATGGGTGAAGTTGTCAAAGACAGAGGCGCAGCAGAATGGACCATTGAAAGGAGTGAAGTTCTCAGATCACAGTAGCGCCATTAAAAGGAACTCGACGATCGAACCTGG GTATGTGAGAGTGAATCTGCCTTTGAATGGAAGGTTGTACAGCTACACTGTAAGTTTCGATGGAGATCGTCGTGAAATAGACCCGAACAACACTTTTATCGTG cCCAATAATGACTCAATTGTCGTCAAAATTGAGAGAATGATGGGGTTTAAACAGCCTGCTTAA